A single genomic interval of Legionella israelensis harbors:
- a CDS encoding helix-turn-helix domain-containing protein, protein MPAQKPSRLNLLNEFESAPKSALFNQQTIAAVLSCSTQLLERNRWAGGGVPYLKIGRKVLYRKSDVLDFLQQQKVYHSTSDEGQSQLVENA, encoded by the coding sequence ATGCCTGCACAAAAACCATCCCGTTTAAATCTATTAAACGAATTTGAATCTGCACCAAAATCAGCACTCTTTAATCAACAAACCATTGCAGCCGTTTTAAGTTGCTCCACCCAGTTACTTGAACGTAATCGCTGGGCAGGAGGTGGCGTTCCTTATTTAAAAATCGGTCGTAAGGTTTTGTATCGTAAAAGCGATGTGCTGGATTTTCTCCAACAACAAAAAGTTTATCACTCAACCAGTGACGAAGGTCAGTCACAGCTTGTTGAGAACGCATAA
- a CDS encoding Rieske (2Fe-2S) protein, whose product MEWKKALAVNDLDERKVVKVEEHKILFIKQKEKIHAVQHNCPHFKLPLFKGKITEDCAIICPFHKSAFDLETGDVKDWSPWPPVVGNVLGKISREKTLKVYPTKIEEGMILVGI is encoded by the coding sequence ATGGAATGGAAAAAAGCGCTGGCGGTTAACGATCTTGATGAGCGCAAAGTAGTTAAGGTAGAAGAACATAAGATTCTATTTATTAAGCAAAAAGAAAAGATTCATGCCGTGCAACATAATTGCCCTCATTTCAAATTGCCATTATTTAAGGGAAAAATCACTGAGGATTGCGCCATCATCTGCCCATTCCATAAGAGTGCATTTGATTTAGAGACTGGTGATGTCAAAGACTGGTCTCCTTGGCCGCCTGTGGTTGGCAATGTCTTAGGGAAAATTTCAAGAGAAAAGACCTTAAAGGTCTACCCCACCAAGATAGAAGAGGGCATGATACTGGTTGGAATCTGA
- a CDS encoding sterol desaturase family protein: protein MHMRYIIIVFLVFIYFSLFIIEQIRPLRTPVRPLLSRMAVNFSFTLLVYITASILIAPSAKYMVDLTQIYRFGLLPLLPLNSFLIFVSGFLLMDLSFYYWHRLNHKIPLLWRFHNVHHVDQDLDVTTSMRFHFVEIAYSSLFRLIQLGLIGANPIIFFSYEFVFQAGTFFHHSNIRLPIRFERMINKIIVTPRMHGIHHSNFQDETNRNYGVIFSFWDRLHRTIRLNVPQRAITIGVPAYAKPSDNTLSRLLLLPFKRQRHYWQINHKKQFSRPEKHLNENLNQLSE, encoded by the coding sequence ATGCATATGAGATATATCATTATTGTTTTTTTGGTCTTTATTTATTTTTCTCTTTTTATTATTGAGCAAATCCGCCCTTTGAGAACACCGGTTCGCCCGTTACTATCGCGAATGGCCGTTAACTTCTCCTTTACACTCCTGGTATATATTACTGCCAGCATACTGATTGCTCCTTCGGCAAAATATATGGTTGACTTGACACAAATCTATCGATTCGGTCTGCTACCCTTGCTTCCTTTAAACAGTTTTTTAATTTTTGTATCGGGTTTTTTACTGATGGATCTTAGTTTCTACTATTGGCATCGTCTAAATCATAAAATCCCGCTACTTTGGCGCTTTCACAATGTGCATCATGTGGATCAGGATTTAGACGTGACTACATCTATGAGATTTCATTTTGTAGAAATTGCTTATTCGAGCCTTTTTCGACTTATTCAGTTAGGTTTGATTGGTGCAAATCCCATCATCTTTTTTTCCTATGAATTTGTCTTTCAAGCCGGCACCTTCTTTCATCACAGCAATATAAGATTACCGATTCGTTTTGAAAGAATGATAAATAAAATCATTGTTACACCACGAATGCATGGTATTCATCATTCTAATTTTCAAGATGAGACAAATCGAAATTACGGGGTTATTTTTTCTTTCTGGGATCGCCTGCATCGAACCATAAGACTCAATGTCCCTCAAAGAGCAATTACCATTGGCGTTCCCGCCTATGCAAAACCATCCGATAATACATTATCAAGATTGCTGCTTCTGCCTTTTAAAAGACAACGCCATTATTGGCAAATCAATCATAAAAAGCAGTTCAGCCGTCCCGAAAAGCACTTAAATGAAAATCTCAATCAGTTGTCAGAATAG
- a CDS encoding IS256 family transposase, translated as MTDYNITVGKELLPELLSSQDGLAKLVEGVLNQVLEAQVSESLGADKHERSGERIGYRNGYRPRQLYTRVGPVTLQVPQTRDGSFSTDIFKRYQRSEQAFVLALMEMVVNGVSTRKVNNITEELCGASFSKSTVSQLCSGLDARVRAFNERRFDGDNYPFIMVDAMFIKCRDGDRVVSRAALTISGIRSDGYREILGLRIGDTESYATWDEAFKWLKSRGLKGVMYVVSDQHAGLVEAARKHFQGATWQRCQVHLMRNILGHCSVRHRKDVAEKAKLVFQAPDMEEARRRRDDFIDAFEKKAPKSVTCLEEAFDDAMVVMALPEKYRKRLRTTNMQERINEEIRRRERVIRIFPNDDSAWRLIGALLAEQNEQWQSRRYLNMDEFNDWLAENEAGKSNVVGMNALTK; from the coding sequence ATGACGGATTACAATATTACAGTTGGAAAGGAATTGCTTCCAGAACTTTTATCAAGCCAGGATGGGCTCGCAAAGCTTGTTGAAGGTGTATTGAATCAGGTATTGGAGGCACAGGTGTCAGAAAGTCTGGGAGCAGACAAGCATGAACGTTCAGGTGAACGTATAGGCTATCGTAACGGTTACCGTCCAAGACAACTATACACTCGTGTGGGACCAGTCACTCTTCAAGTGCCGCAGACACGTGATGGCTCTTTTTCTACCGATATTTTTAAGCGCTATCAACGCAGTGAGCAGGCTTTTGTATTGGCTCTGATGGAAATGGTTGTTAATGGCGTATCAACCAGAAAAGTTAATAACATTACTGAAGAACTTTGCGGTGCTAGTTTTTCAAAGTCAACCGTCAGTCAACTGTGTTCTGGTCTTGATGCAAGAGTCAGAGCCTTCAACGAGCGTCGGTTTGATGGTGACAACTACCCATTTATCATGGTTGATGCGATGTTTATCAAGTGTCGTGATGGTGACAGAGTCGTGTCTCGAGCAGCCTTGACCATCTCGGGTATCAGAAGTGATGGCTACCGTGAAATACTGGGCCTTCGCATTGGTGACACTGAGAGCTATGCTACATGGGATGAAGCGTTTAAATGGCTAAAATCTCGTGGGCTAAAAGGCGTGATGTATGTTGTGTCAGACCAGCATGCAGGGCTTGTGGAAGCGGCTAGAAAGCACTTTCAAGGTGCAACCTGGCAACGATGCCAAGTTCACTTGATGCGCAACATCCTCGGGCACTGCTCTGTCAGACACCGCAAAGATGTTGCTGAAAAGGCAAAGCTTGTTTTTCAGGCACCTGATATGGAAGAAGCCAGGCGTAGACGCGATGATTTTATTGATGCCTTTGAGAAAAAAGCACCAAAATCAGTTACCTGCCTTGAGGAGGCTTTTGACGATGCCATGGTAGTTATGGCGTTGCCGGAGAAATACAGGAAGCGACTTCGCACCACCAACATGCAAGAGCGAATTAACGAGGAAATCAGGCGCCGAGAACGAGTGATAAGGATATTTCCTAATGATGATTCTGCATGGCGGCTGATTGGCGCTTTATTAGCTGAACAAAACGAGCAGTGGCAATCAAGGCGTTATCTTAATATGGACGAATTTAATGACTGGCTGGCTGAGAATGAAGCCGGAAAGTCTAATGTTGTAGGGATGAATGCTTTGACTAAATAA
- a CDS encoding anthranilate synthase component II, which produces MIVLIDNYDSFTYNLVQYFQCLGQKITVYKNDAISNKDIEQLNPQYIVISPGPKTPDDAGISLDVIKTFHNKIPILGICLGHQCLAQAFGGKIIQAPEIIHGKTSSIQHNYQKLFHGIPNLFEATRYHSLAADVTTLPSCFNIDAWSGETIMAISHRVYPLFGLQFHPEAILSEHGLTLLSHFLQQKPNISTNSKIFSD; this is translated from the coding sequence ATGATAGTGTTAATCGATAATTATGACTCTTTTACTTATAATCTGGTGCAATATTTCCAGTGCCTTGGGCAAAAAATTACCGTATATAAAAACGATGCCATCAGTAATAAAGATATTGAACAGCTTAATCCACAGTATATCGTTATTTCTCCAGGCCCTAAAACACCTGATGATGCAGGTATATCTCTCGATGTCATCAAAACCTTCCATAACAAAATACCTATACTGGGGATCTGTTTAGGTCATCAGTGCCTGGCACAGGCATTCGGTGGAAAAATCATTCAGGCACCTGAAATTATTCATGGAAAGACATCGAGCATTCAACATAATTATCAAAAATTGTTTCACGGTATCCCTAATTTATTTGAAGCCACACGTTACCATTCCCTGGCAGCTGATGTTACTACCCTTCCGTCCTGTTTTAATATCGATGCATGGTCTGGTGAAACGATCATGGCGATTTCACATCGCGTGTATCCATTGTTTGGATTGCAATTTCACCCTGAAGCTATCCTTAGTGAACATGGTTTAACTCTTTTAAGCCATTTTCTTCAGCAAAAACCAAACATTTCAACAAACTCTAAAATATTCTCTGACTAA
- a CDS encoding sigma-54 dependent transcriptional regulator, which produces MGVKRFIYIIDNDIQRAEKLRTICRFIGENTEVSRYSDELEQKNKKPEVLILGADKSQSATLDELELTIKQYPETPVILIDDNLSTTASAKYNIVFSLSFPFTYVQMLEALHQCQMARTSRKAVIENQKKTPLFRSLVGMSDAICEVRTLIEQVADTNASVLVLGESGTGKEVIARNIHALSSRSAKPFIPINCGAIPAELLESELFGHEKGAFTGAITSRQGRFELANGGTLFLDEIGDMPLFMQVKLLRVLQEHCFERVGSNKSIEVNVRIIAATHRNLEEAIKEGKFREDLYYRLNVFPIRMPPLRERKKDIPLLFNELISRLEGNGRPIVHLMPKAFDALSEYHWPGNVRELANLVERLSILHPNGIIDESDLPKRFRSKYSSAYKKENIQPENEHEELLKMISQELDTTSEGIDLKEHLIKTELALINQALDESDWVVAHAANFLNMRRTTLVEKMRKYGLSRPERA; this is translated from the coding sequence ATGGGCGTTAAGCGTTTTATTTATATTATCGACAATGACATACAACGTGCTGAAAAATTACGTACAATATGTCGTTTTATTGGTGAAAATACAGAGGTCAGCCGTTATTCAGATGAGCTGGAGCAAAAAAATAAAAAACCAGAAGTCTTAATCTTGGGTGCTGACAAATCCCAAAGTGCCACACTTGATGAGCTCGAACTGACCATAAAGCAATATCCCGAAACTCCTGTTATTTTAATCGATGACAATTTAAGCACGACAGCCTCGGCAAAATACAATATTGTATTCTCGTTGAGCTTCCCCTTTACCTACGTTCAAATGCTTGAAGCCTTACATCAATGCCAAATGGCCAGAACCTCTAGAAAAGCCGTTATAGAGAATCAGAAAAAAACCCCCTTATTTCGCAGTCTGGTCGGTATGAGCGATGCTATATGTGAGGTAAGGACACTTATAGAGCAAGTGGCTGATACAAACGCCAGTGTATTGGTGCTAGGAGAATCTGGCACAGGAAAAGAAGTGATTGCCAGAAACATCCATGCTTTGTCTTCTCGATCAGCCAAGCCTTTTATCCCAATCAATTGCGGAGCTATACCTGCAGAGCTACTTGAAAGTGAGCTATTTGGACATGAAAAAGGCGCTTTTACGGGCGCCATCACCTCCCGGCAAGGGCGATTTGAACTGGCGAATGGTGGAACCTTGTTTCTAGATGAAATCGGTGATATGCCCTTATTCATGCAGGTTAAATTATTAAGAGTACTGCAAGAGCATTGCTTTGAACGGGTAGGCAGCAATAAAAGTATAGAGGTTAATGTCCGTATCATTGCTGCAACACACCGTAATTTGGAGGAGGCCATCAAAGAAGGTAAATTTAGAGAAGATCTATATTATCGACTGAATGTCTTTCCTATCAGAATGCCTCCACTTCGCGAAAGAAAAAAAGACATTCCCTTATTATTTAATGAGCTCATTTCAAGACTTGAAGGGAATGGACGACCCATTGTCCATTTAATGCCCAAAGCATTTGATGCGCTTTCTGAATATCATTGGCCAGGTAATGTCCGGGAATTAGCCAACCTTGTGGAGCGATTATCTATTCTCCATCCGAATGGTATTATTGATGAATCAGATCTACCCAAACGTTTCAGAAGCAAATACTCAAGCGCTTATAAAAAAGAAAATATACAGCCCGAAAATGAGCATGAAGAGTTGCTCAAAATGATCAGCCAAGAGTTAGATACAACTTCGGAAGGAATTGATTTAAAAGAACATTTAATTAAAACAGAGCTGGCCTTAATTAATCAGGCACTTGATGAATCCGATTGGGTTGTAGCTCATGCTGCTAATTTCCTCAACATGAGGCGTACAACATTGGTAGAGAAAATGCGCAAATATGGCCTGTCTCGGCCAGAAAGAGCTTAG
- a CDS encoding Nif3-like dinuclear metal center hexameric protein has product MIDRDVLKNYLHTLLCCEDFADYSPNGMQIEGKPQINKICTAVTASKEVIAQAIEESADAIIVHHGYFWKGEELVITGMKYQRIKAIMNHNISLFAYHLPLDCHPEYGNNVRLGRLLNIYECQQHNAGKIRNLLWSGVLSEAINTEQFRKQLNQKLQREPLHVTAHDKPIRRIAWCTGAAQDFIIDAAQLGADAYISGEISERTYYQALELGIHYFSCGHHATERYGVQALGQHLAESFALEHQYIETNNPV; this is encoded by the coding sequence GTGATAGACAGAGACGTACTGAAAAACTATCTGCATACCCTGCTCTGCTGTGAAGATTTTGCCGATTATTCTCCAAACGGCATGCAAATAGAAGGTAAACCACAGATTAACAAAATCTGCACAGCAGTTACTGCATCCAAAGAAGTAATTGCTCAGGCTATTGAGGAAAGTGCGGATGCAATTATTGTCCATCATGGCTATTTCTGGAAAGGAGAAGAGCTCGTCATTACTGGGATGAAGTATCAAAGAATCAAGGCCATCATGAATCATAACATTAGCCTTTTTGCATATCATTTACCTCTTGATTGTCATCCGGAATACGGAAATAATGTCCGTCTTGGCAGGCTCTTGAATATTTATGAATGTCAACAACACAATGCCGGCAAAATCAGGAATCTTTTATGGTCGGGTGTTTTATCGGAGGCTATCAATACAGAGCAATTCCGAAAACAACTAAACCAGAAACTGCAGCGAGAACCTCTGCACGTCACCGCTCACGATAAACCCATTCGACGAATTGCATGGTGTACGGGTGCTGCACAGGACTTTATTATCGATGCCGCTCAGTTAGGGGCTGATGCCTACATCAGTGGAGAAATATCGGAAAGAACCTATTATCAGGCGCTCGAGCTTGGAATTCATTATTTTTCCTGTGGTCATCATGCCACCGAACGATATGGTGTACAAGCCCTTGGCCAGCATCTTGCTGAAAGCTTTGCCCTTGAGCATCAGTATATAGAAACGAACAATCCAGTATAA